A window from Vulcanimicrobium alpinum encodes these proteins:
- a CDS encoding cupredoxin domain-containing protein, with translation MRVSAFVLLSALVACTPGAPPAGAENPVAAPGNAVTIPVSLTGLSVVATAYGTSGGYTPAVTTVAVGTTVRFLNVDSFAHTATAFGGATFPAGSPLGGSALTTSGATLSSGWSSGNLAAGAASQTLLADKAGTYLYGCFFHYGAPMRAAIVVR, from the coding sequence GTGCGAGTTTCCGCGTTTGTTCTGCTCTCCGCGCTCGTCGCGTGCACGCCCGGCGCTCCGCCGGCGGGTGCTGAGAACCCCGTTGCGGCGCCCGGCAACGCGGTGACGATCCCCGTGTCGCTCACCGGGTTGTCGGTCGTCGCGACGGCGTACGGCACCAGCGGCGGGTATACGCCGGCCGTCACGACCGTCGCGGTCGGGACGACGGTGCGCTTTCTGAACGTCGATTCGTTCGCGCACACCGCGACCGCGTTCGGCGGCGCGACGTTCCCCGCCGGTTCCCCGCTGGGCGGTTCGGCGCTCACGACCTCCGGCGCGACGCTCTCCAGCGGCTGGAGCTCCGGCAACCTCGCGGCGGGCGCGGCATCGCAGACGCTCCTCGCCGACAAGGCCGGCACGTACCTGTACGGATGCTTTTTCCACTACGGCGCGCCGATGCGCGCGGCGATCGTTGTCCGCTGA
- a CDS encoding HAMP domain-containing sensor histidine kinase, translating into MGSRVLIARVVARLAASFLAVFVVVLIALDAAEFAYLARVQHDLLEPLLGTPEGRAVYDAALRRIGIGLALLDLPLLLVVGAASYVLALFAVRPLVEAREREARFAAEAAHELRTPLARIAGLTQSPPPDALERIARIAVDAAQTVGDLLTLVREETVAARLSEPVDLASVARTAVAELARDGVRYDVAASDGAWVVGDERRLRRLADNLIENASRHAAGTVRVEVAAASHAVLLSVEDDGPGVPDAVRARIFGRFVRGSDEKAGTGLGLAICRTIARAHGGDLTLEGRNRFVARLPPFEV; encoded by the coding sequence GTGGGGAGTCGGGTACTCATTGCACGCGTAGTCGCGCGCCTCGCGGCGTCGTTTCTCGCGGTCTTCGTCGTCGTGCTGATCGCGCTCGACGCAGCCGAGTTCGCGTATCTCGCGCGCGTCCAGCACGATCTGCTCGAGCCGCTGCTGGGAACTCCGGAGGGACGTGCGGTGTACGACGCCGCGCTGCGCCGGATCGGCATCGGCCTCGCCCTGCTCGACCTGCCGCTGCTGCTCGTCGTTGGCGCGGCGTCGTACGTCCTCGCGCTCTTCGCGGTGCGTCCGCTCGTCGAAGCCCGCGAACGCGAGGCGCGCTTCGCCGCCGAAGCGGCGCACGAACTGCGCACGCCGCTGGCGCGCATCGCGGGCCTCACACAGAGTCCGCCGCCCGACGCCCTCGAGCGGATTGCGCGGATCGCGGTCGACGCGGCGCAGACCGTCGGCGACCTGCTGACGCTCGTGCGCGAAGAGACCGTCGCGGCGCGACTCTCCGAACCGGTCGATCTCGCGAGCGTCGCGCGCACGGCGGTCGCCGAGTTGGCGCGCGACGGCGTGCGGTACGACGTCGCGGCGTCCGACGGCGCTTGGGTCGTCGGCGACGAACGCCGCCTACGGCGCCTCGCCGACAACCTCATCGAAAACGCGTCGCGCCACGCCGCGGGGACCGTGCGCGTCGAAGTCGCCGCCGCTTCGCACGCCGTCCTCCTGAGCGTGGAGGACGATGGGCCGGGCGTACCCGACGCGGTGCGCGCGCGGATCTTCGGCCGCTTCGTGCGTGGGAGCGACGAGAAGGCGGGGACGGGGCTCGGGCTCGCGATCTGCCGCACGATCGCGCGCGCGCACGGCGGCGACCTGACCCTGGAAGGCCGCAACCGCTTCGTCGCGCGGCTGCCGCCGTTCGAGGTGTGA
- a CDS encoding response regulator transcription factor has translation MRILVVEDQREIADALRMMLERRKYAVDVACDGEAGYELLLRGTYDAAVVDVVLPGRDGFALCRDARAEGVATPVLILTARDAVEDRVRGLDAGADDYLVKPFVEAELAARVRALLRRAPLALRPTIEVGDLVVDLGARTVRIAGRDVPLGATEFRLLEYLAANAGLALSRAQILERVWGDDFDGSSNVVDVYVSAVRRKLAAAGARDRITTVWGVGYSLHA, from the coding sequence GTGCGCATCCTGGTGGTCGAAGACCAGCGCGAGATTGCGGACGCGCTGCGGATGATGCTCGAACGGCGAAAATACGCCGTCGACGTCGCGTGCGACGGCGAGGCGGGTTACGAGCTGCTGCTGCGCGGCACGTACGACGCCGCGGTCGTCGACGTCGTCCTGCCCGGACGCGACGGCTTCGCGCTGTGCCGCGACGCGCGTGCCGAAGGAGTCGCCACGCCGGTGCTGATCCTTACCGCGCGCGACGCGGTCGAAGATCGCGTGCGCGGTCTCGACGCCGGCGCCGACGATTACCTGGTGAAACCGTTCGTCGAGGCGGAGCTCGCCGCGCGCGTGCGCGCGCTCTTGCGTCGCGCGCCGCTCGCCCTGCGGCCGACGATCGAGGTCGGTGATCTCGTCGTCGATCTCGGCGCGCGCACCGTGCGCATCGCCGGGCGCGACGTCCCGCTGGGTGCGACGGAGTTCCGGCTGCTCGAGTATCTCGCCGCCAACGCCGGGCTCGCGCTCAGCCGCGCGCAGATCCTCGAGCGCGTTTGGGGCGATGACTTCGACGGATCGAGCAACGTCGTCGACGTGTACGTCAGCGCGGTGCGCCGCAAGCTCGCGGCGGCCGGCGCACGCGACCGCATCACAACGGTGTGGGGAGTCGGGTACTCATTGCACGCGTAG
- a CDS encoding SCO family protein produces MHLLLLTGALALAASLAVPASAGTARDARDVPVVDQAGTTFTLRDLRRPTAVVFIDLDCDDACTIAEGVFAKLAVALDKEHVDARLVTLTLDPEADPPIAMAAMARRFGADATRWHWASGAPANVKALMSAFHVVRVNRTEHSTFCYLLDAHGLPSRVIPLSTAADGELLAGLRALAHRRT; encoded by the coding sequence GTGCATCTACTGCTACTGACGGGAGCGCTCGCGCTCGCCGCATCGCTCGCGGTCCCGGCCTCGGCCGGTACCGCGCGCGACGCGCGCGACGTTCCGGTCGTCGATCAGGCCGGCACGACCTTCACCCTGCGCGACCTCCGCCGCCCCACCGCCGTCGTGTTCATCGATTTGGATTGCGACGACGCGTGCACGATCGCCGAAGGCGTGTTCGCCAAACTCGCCGTCGCGCTCGACAAAGAGCACGTCGACGCGCGGCTGGTCACGCTGACCCTGGACCCCGAGGCCGATCCGCCGATCGCGATGGCGGCGATGGCGCGCAGATTCGGAGCCGACGCGACGCGCTGGCACTGGGCCAGCGGCGCGCCCGCGAACGTGAAGGCGCTGATGAGCGCGTTTCACGTCGTGCGCGTCAACCGTACGGAACACAGCACGTTCTGCTATCTGCTCGACGCGCACGGCCTGCCGTCGCGCGTGATCCCGCTCTCAACGGCCGCCGACGGGGAACTGCTCGCCGGACTGCGCGCGCTGGCGCACCGCCGCACCTAG
- a CDS encoding tetratricopeptide repeat protein, producing MAARALVASLLAFVATAGAVAAQTYPRGGAPPRTLDPGALAAQTRAREIHERFERGVAAETRGDWAAAVPEFARIIALDPPEPRGSTARYDLALADAHLGRNDAAATLLDDALHRDPHFAAAAATLVAVDLRRGDLAAARAAADRFVALTPDGVLARYARAITALRTGDLAAARADFRALLDADPSYAVAHYDLALIALRDGNDDAARSELERALALAPGYARARFALGTVLLRDGRRDDARVAFDRCARDAADPALRALAIDLRDRI from the coding sequence ATGGCCGCTCGCGCGCTCGTCGCGTCGCTGCTCGCCTTCGTCGCGACGGCGGGCGCCGTCGCGGCGCAAACCTATCCGAGGGGCGGCGCCCCGCCGCGCACGCTCGACCCCGGCGCGCTGGCGGCGCAAACGCGGGCGCGAGAGATTCACGAACGCTTCGAACGCGGCGTCGCGGCCGAGACGCGCGGCGATTGGGCGGCGGCCGTCCCGGAGTTCGCGCGCATCATCGCGCTCGATCCGCCCGAACCGCGCGGCTCGACGGCGCGCTACGATCTCGCGCTCGCCGATGCGCACCTCGGGCGCAACGACGCCGCAGCGACCCTCCTCGACGACGCGCTTCATCGCGATCCGCATTTCGCAGCCGCCGCCGCGACCCTCGTCGCGGTAGATCTGCGCCGCGGCGACCTCGCCGCCGCCCGCGCGGCGGCGGACCGTTTCGTCGCGCTCACGCCCGACGGAGTCCTGGCTCGTTACGCGCGCGCGATCACCGCGCTGCGTACCGGCGATTTGGCGGCGGCCCGCGCCGACTTCCGCGCCCTGCTCGACGCCGATCCGTCGTACGCGGTGGCGCACTACGACCTGGCGCTGATCGCCCTGCGCGACGGGAACGACGACGCCGCGCGCTCCGAACTCGAACGGGCGCTCGCGCTCGCACCGGGGTACGCGCGGGCGCGCTTTGCGCTCGGGACCGTGCTGCTGCGTGACGGACGGCGCGACGACGCGCGCGTCGCGTTCGATCGCTGCGCGCGCGACGCCGCGGACCCGGCACTCCGCGCGCTGGCGATCGATCTGCGCGACCGGATCTAG
- the puuE gene encoding allantoinase PuuE, with amino-acid sequence MPLRDLTGYGATPPHPRWPGGARVAVQIVMNYEEGSEYTIGDGDGISETYLTEVPGATLGPGARDLIVESIYEYGSRAGFWRLMRMFGERGIRITVFGAALALERNPAAAAAIRAAGYEVCSHGWRWISFAGMDVDEERAQMRRAIASLTQTIGERPYGWYCRYAPSDNTRRLVVEEGGFLYDSDAYNDDLPYWTRVEGKPHLVIPYTLDNNDMKFSVAPGFTSGQGFFAYLKDAFDVLYREGATQPKMMSVGLHTRLAGRPGRAAALERFLDYVLGFDGVWIARRVDIARHWIATFPAPA; translated from the coding sequence ATGCCGTTGCGAGATTTGACCGGCTACGGTGCGACGCCGCCCCATCCTCGCTGGCCCGGCGGCGCGCGCGTCGCGGTGCAGATCGTGATGAACTACGAAGAAGGCTCCGAGTACACGATCGGGGACGGCGACGGGATCTCGGAAACGTACCTCACCGAAGTCCCCGGCGCGACGCTCGGTCCCGGTGCGCGTGACCTGATCGTCGAATCGATCTACGAGTACGGCAGCCGTGCCGGGTTCTGGCGGCTGATGCGGATGTTCGGAGAGCGCGGCATCCGGATCACCGTCTTCGGCGCCGCGCTCGCCCTCGAGCGCAATCCCGCGGCGGCGGCGGCGATCCGCGCGGCGGGCTATGAGGTGTGCTCGCACGGCTGGCGCTGGATCAGCTTTGCCGGGATGGACGTCGACGAAGAACGGGCGCAGATGCGGCGCGCGATCGCGTCGCTCACGCAGACGATCGGCGAACGTCCCTACGGCTGGTACTGCCGCTACGCGCCGAGCGACAACACGCGCCGGCTCGTGGTCGAGGAGGGCGGCTTTCTCTACGATTCGGATGCGTACAACGACGATCTGCCCTACTGGACGCGCGTCGAGGGCAAGCCGCACCTGGTGATTCCGTACACGCTCGACAACAACGACATGAAATTCTCGGTCGCACCGGGTTTCACGTCGGGCCAAGGCTTCTTCGCGTATCTGAAGGATGCGTTCGACGTGCTCTACCGGGAGGGTGCGACGCAGCCGAAGATGATGTCGGTCGGACTGCACACGCGACTGGCCGGCCGGCCCGGCCGCGCCGCCGCGCTGGAGCGGTTTCTCGATTACGTGCTCGGCTTCGACGGCGTGTGGATCGCGCGCCGCGTCGACATCGCGCGGCATTGGATCGCGACCTTCCCGGCGCCGGCATGA
- a CDS encoding adenosine deaminase yields MNQLAFALPKAELHLHIEGTFEPGLIFTLAERNGVQLPYPNVDALRRAYAFTDLRSFLDVYYAAMAVLRTERDFTELADAYLSRAREQGVVHVEMFFDPQAHTARGIPFATVIDGLWEAVRTSEARFGISASLIMCFLRDQSEESAFATLDEALPYGDRIVAVGLDSAEVGHPPSKFRRVFERALAEGWKTVAHAGEEGPPAYVWEALDLLRVSRVDHGVRSLEDPRLVARLRDERIPLTVCPLSNVKLRVVDTLADHPLRRMLDEDLVVTVNSDDPAYFGGYIGTNYAQVAQALHLDDAALLTLARNSFEASFIDVRTRDAYLARVDAAVPAHRCR; encoded by the coding sequence ATGAACCAACTCGCGTTCGCACTGCCGAAGGCGGAGCTACACCTCCACATCGAGGGGACGTTCGAGCCGGGCTTGATCTTCACGCTTGCCGAGCGCAACGGCGTGCAGCTGCCGTATCCGAATGTCGACGCGCTGCGCCGCGCATATGCATTCACCGATCTGCGGTCGTTTCTCGACGTCTACTATGCGGCGATGGCGGTGCTGCGCACCGAACGCGATTTCACGGAGCTCGCCGACGCGTATCTGTCGCGCGCCCGAGAGCAGGGCGTGGTGCACGTCGAGATGTTCTTCGATCCGCAGGCGCACACGGCGCGCGGAATCCCGTTCGCGACGGTGATCGACGGGCTGTGGGAAGCGGTGCGGACCAGCGAGGCGCGGTTCGGGATCAGCGCGTCGCTGATCATGTGCTTTCTGCGCGACCAGAGTGAGGAGTCGGCGTTCGCGACGCTCGACGAGGCGCTTCCGTACGGCGACCGCATCGTCGCCGTCGGCCTCGACTCCGCCGAAGTCGGCCACCCGCCGTCGAAGTTCCGCCGCGTGTTCGAACGGGCGCTGGCGGAAGGCTGGAAGACCGTCGCGCACGCGGGCGAAGAAGGGCCGCCTGCGTACGTGTGGGAGGCGCTCGATCTTTTGCGCGTCTCGCGCGTCGATCACGGCGTCCGTTCGCTCGAGGATCCGCGGCTCGTGGCGCGGCTGCGTGACGAACGCATCCCGCTCACCGTCTGCCCGCTCTCGAACGTGAAGCTGCGGGTAGTCGACACGCTCGCCGATCACCCGCTGCGGCGGATGCTGGACGAAGACCTCGTCGTCACGGTCAATTCCGACGATCCCGCGTATTTCGGCGGGTACATCGGGACCAACTACGCCCAGGTCGCGCAGGCGCTGCACCTCGACGATGCTGCGCTGCTGACGTTGGCGCGCAACAGCTTCGAAGCGTCATTCATCGACGTGCGCACGCGAGACGCGTACCTGGCGCGCGTCGACGCCGCCGTGCCGGCGCACCGGTGCAGGTAA
- a CDS encoding M20 family metallo-hydrolase: MQVTQALAELATLGATSGGIDRGLFTPAEHAARTRFAAWARALGADVTQDRCGNVFARIAGSEPGLAPIQCGSHLDTVKDGGAYDGAYGVAGGLAALSMILTRGARTRHPLEVVAWAGEEGSRFPVGTLGSAVYAGLIHYAEIAELQSADGEPFADAFAGPSGALAGVPVRETNVPPAAYVELHIEQGPVLERGGARLGIVSAIAGQRRYAITVSGTAGHAGTVPMRDRADALAAAAEVVLELERSARAIGDCVATIGTIAVEPNQANVIPGVARMRADVRSGDDATIERIAAALYDACTRIGERRGVGIAVDETERRAAVAMDAAVIETVRDVCRALDPDAFVLTSGAGHDAMCVARVAPAGMIFVPSAGGRSHVGEEHTAPADLELGVEALANALVALDAAFAKN, translated from the coding sequence GTGCAGGTAACGCAGGCCCTCGCCGAGCTCGCGACGCTCGGCGCGACCAGCGGCGGGATCGACCGCGGGCTGTTCACGCCGGCCGAGCATGCGGCGCGCACGCGGTTCGCCGCGTGGGCGCGCGCCCTCGGTGCCGACGTCACGCAGGACCGCTGCGGGAACGTCTTCGCACGCATCGCTGGCAGCGAGCCGGGGCTCGCGCCGATCCAATGCGGCTCGCATCTCGACACGGTGAAGGACGGCGGCGCGTACGACGGCGCCTACGGCGTCGCCGGCGGCCTGGCCGCGCTTTCGATGATCTTGACGCGCGGCGCACGCACGCGGCACCCGCTCGAGGTCGTCGCGTGGGCCGGCGAAGAGGGGAGCCGCTTTCCGGTGGGGACGCTCGGCAGCGCCGTCTACGCCGGGCTGATCCACTACGCGGAGATCGCCGAACTGCAAAGCGCCGACGGCGAGCCCTTCGCGGATGCGTTCGCCGGACCGTCGGGCGCGCTCGCCGGCGTCCCCGTGCGCGAGACGAACGTGCCGCCCGCGGCGTACGTCGAACTGCACATCGAACAAGGCCCCGTCCTCGAGCGCGGGGGCGCGCGGCTGGGGATCGTCTCGGCGATCGCCGGGCAGCGGCGCTATGCAATCACCGTGAGCGGCACGGCGGGTCACGCCGGAACGGTTCCGATGCGCGATCGCGCCGATGCGCTCGCGGCCGCCGCCGAGGTGGTACTCGAACTCGAACGAAGTGCGCGCGCGATCGGCGACTGCGTCGCGACGATCGGCACGATCGCCGTCGAACCGAACCAGGCCAACGTGATCCCCGGCGTCGCGCGCATGCGCGCCGACGTCCGTTCCGGCGATGACGCGACGATCGAACGCATCGCCGCCGCCCTGTACGATGCGTGCACGCGGATCGGCGAACGGCGCGGTGTCGGCATCGCCGTCGACGAAACCGAACGCCGCGCCGCGGTCGCGATGGATGCCGCCGTTATCGAGACGGTACGCGATGTGTGCCGTGCGCTCGATCCTGACGCGTTCGTCCTCACCAGCGGCGCCGGACACGACGCGATGTGCGTCGCGCGGGTCGCGCCCGCCGGGATGATCTTCGTGCCGAGCGCCGGCGGCCGCAGCCACGTCGGCGAGGAGCATACGGCTCCCGCCGACCTCGAACTCGGCGTCGAGGCGCTGGCGAACGCGCTGGTCGCACTCGACGCTGCGTTCGCGAAGAACTGA
- a CDS encoding allophanate hydrolase-related protein has protein sequence MLFFICGSALRGQPDHANLGTARFVREAKTAPIYRLHSVNDQHPGIYEVADGGVAIAGEIYEMTDAQHAHLIATEPPDLYEAPIRLDDGTSVSAMIYPRELIEARGFRDISEYGGWAAYKSR, from the coding sequence ATGCTCTTCTTCATCTGCGGCTCCGCGCTGCGCGGCCAACCCGATCACGCCAACCTCGGCACGGCACGGTTCGTCCGCGAAGCGAAGACCGCACCGATCTACCGGCTCCACTCCGTGAACGACCAGCATCCCGGGATCTACGAGGTGGCGGACGGCGGCGTCGCGATCGCGGGCGAGATCTACGAGATGACCGACGCGCAGCACGCGCACCTCATCGCTACCGAACCGCCCGACCTGTACGAAGCGCCGATCCGCCTCGACGACGGCACGTCCGTCTCCGCGATGATCTACCCGCGCGAACTCATCGAAGCCCGCGGCTTCCGCGACATCTCCGAATACGGCGGCTGGGCGGCGTACAAGTCACGCTGA
- the uraH gene encoding hydroxyisourate hydrolase — MLSTHVLDLARGVPAPGISVALHRLFGEHRMHVASAVTDADGRAGMPEPLEAGTYELVFTAGPYVRARGDVPFYDEIPVRFSVDATAERYHVPLLLSPFGYTTYRGS; from the coding sequence ATGCTCTCGACACACGTCCTCGACCTCGCTCGCGGCGTCCCCGCGCCGGGAATCTCCGTCGCGCTGCACCGGCTGTTCGGCGAGCACCGGATGCACGTCGCGAGTGCAGTGACGGACGCCGACGGCCGCGCCGGAATGCCGGAGCCGCTCGAGGCCGGAACCTACGAGCTCGTATTCACGGCGGGCCCGTATGTTCGCGCTCGCGGCGACGTACCGTTCTACGACGAGATCCCCGTGCGGTTTTCGGTCGACGCAACGGCGGAGCGATATCACGTCCCCTTGCTGCTTTCGCCGTTCGGCTACACGACGTACCGCGGAAGCTGA
- a CDS encoding urate hydroxylase PuuD, whose protein sequence is MSAYVLSWLSLLARWTHLIAGISWIGASFYFVWLDNHLTPPSDPRDAERGVAGELWAVHGGGFYHNQKFPTGPAGEPLSRDLHWFKWEAYTTFLSGIAMLAIVYWADAQSLLIDRSVLDIAPPLAIAVSIATLALGWLVYDAICRVFASRPTLLWSAIGAYVVVVTYALFHVFAPRAAALHAGAMLGTIMVANVFFIIIPGQQRVVAQLRAGEIPDPRLGELGKMRSVHNTYFTLPVLFAMISAHYPMVYAGPWGWLVLLAIGAAGVLVRRFFVLSHRGRIVVALPAVAAAVLAAVAVAIAPRPQPAAAPVAFAQVAPIVAQRCAVCHAASPTQAGVTSPPMGVQLDTPERIAANAQRIEAQAVRSHAMPLGNVTGMTDAERATLGAWIAAGAHLQ, encoded by the coding sequence ATGAGCGCGTACGTGCTCTCATGGCTGAGCCTGCTCGCACGCTGGACGCATCTGATCGCCGGAATCAGCTGGATCGGCGCATCGTTCTATTTCGTCTGGCTCGACAACCATCTCACGCCGCCGAGCGATCCGCGCGACGCCGAGCGCGGCGTCGCCGGCGAACTGTGGGCCGTGCACGGCGGCGGATTCTATCACAATCAGAAGTTCCCGACCGGACCCGCCGGCGAACCGTTGAGCCGCGATCTGCACTGGTTCAAATGGGAAGCGTACACGACGTTCCTCTCCGGCATCGCGATGCTCGCGATCGTCTACTGGGCCGATGCGCAATCGCTGCTGATCGATCGCAGCGTGCTCGACATCGCGCCGCCGCTCGCGATCGCGGTGAGCATCGCGACGCTGGCGCTGGGGTGGCTGGTCTACGATGCGATCTGCCGCGTCTTCGCGTCGCGTCCAACGCTGCTGTGGAGCGCGATCGGTGCGTACGTTGTCGTGGTGACGTACGCGCTCTTTCACGTCTTCGCGCCGCGCGCGGCTGCGCTGCATGCCGGCGCTATGCTCGGTACGATCATGGTCGCCAACGTGTTCTTCATCATCATCCCCGGGCAGCAGCGCGTCGTTGCACAGCTCCGCGCCGGCGAGATCCCCGATCCGCGACTGGGCGAGCTCGGGAAGATGCGCTCCGTCCACAACACCTACTTCACGCTGCCCGTGCTCTTCGCGATGATCAGCGCGCATTATCCGATGGTCTATGCCGGGCCGTGGGGCTGGCTCGTCCTGCTCGCGATCGGCGCGGCGGGCGTCCTGGTGCGGCGGTTCTTCGTGCTGAGCCATCGCGGACGGATCGTCGTCGCGCTCCCCGCGGTGGCGGCCGCGGTCCTCGCCGCCGTCGCCGTCGCGATCGCGCCGCGCCCGCAGCCCGCTGCGGCGCCCGTCGCCTTCGCGCAAGTCGCGCCGATCGTCGCTCAGCGCTGCGCGGTCTGCCACGCGGCATCGCCGACGCAGGCGGGCGTCACCAGCCCGCCGATGGGGGTTCAGCTCGACACGCCCGAACGGATCGCCGCCAACGCGCAGCGGATCGAGGCGCAGGCAGTGCGCTCGCACGCGATGCCGCTGGGCAACGTCACCGGGATGACGGACGCCGAGCGCGCAACGCTCGGCGCATGGATCGCCGCGGGAGCCCACCTCCAATGA
- the uraD gene encoding 2-oxo-4-hydroxy-4-carboxy-5-ureidoimidazoline decarboxylase, giving the protein MNAIDLAELNAAGDARFVALLAHIFEDSPWIPRAVVAQRPFASVEALHRAMCAAVDAAPRSAQIALISAHPDLVGAAARDGRLGDASRAEQASAGLDRLDDSEIATFTSLNAAYRERFGFPFVICVREHRKAAILAGLRARTRNDRDVEIATALAEIAKIARLRLHDAVRG; this is encoded by the coding sequence ATGAATGCGATCGATCTCGCCGAGCTCAACGCGGCCGGCGACGCGCGCTTCGTCGCGCTGCTCGCGCACATCTTCGAGGACTCGCCGTGGATTCCGCGCGCGGTCGTAGCGCAGCGTCCGTTCGCGTCGGTCGAAGCGCTGCATCGCGCGATGTGCGCAGCCGTTGACGCCGCGCCGCGCTCCGCGCAAATCGCGCTGATCTCCGCGCATCCCGACCTCGTGGGCGCGGCCGCCCGCGACGGCAGGCTCGGCGACGCCTCGCGCGCAGAGCAGGCGTCGGCGGGGCTCGACCGGCTCGACGACAGCGAGATCGCGACGTTTACGTCGCTCAACGCCGCCTACCGTGAACGCTTCGGTTTTCCGTTCGTGATCTGCGTGCGCGAGCATCGGAAAGCGGCGATCCTCGCCGGGTTGCGCGCGCGCACGCGCAACGACCGCGACGTCGAGATCGCGACTGCGCTGGCCGAGATCGCGAAGATTGCGCGGCTGCGGCTTCACGACGCGGTGCGCGGATGA
- a CDS encoding 8-oxoguanine deaminase — protein sequence MSTLLVRDAALLATFDDAGREIAGGSLLARDGVIEAVGATRDLPAHADRVIEARNLVVLPGLVNTHHHFYQTLTRNIPAAQDAKLFDWLVTLYPLWARMDAEAVRSATAIAIAELLLSGCTTASDHTYLWPNGARLDDQIEVARAMGVRFHAARGSMSIGRSQGGLPPDAVVEDEDAILADGARLIDAYHDPSRHAMTRVVLAPCSPFSVSPRLMRETVACARRRGVHVHTHLAETRDEQDYCLQRFGRRPVELAEELGWTGDDVWHAHMVHPSPEEIVRLGRTRTGVAHCATSNMRLGSGIAPLRALVNAGARVGLGVDGSASNDGSHLLAEARQALLLARVHDAPGAFSAREILRVATRGGASVLGRDDIGALAPGMCADIIGVRLDTLAMAGAAVHDPLAALVFTQPAGVDVSIVNGRVLVDGGRLAGIDLETLIAQHARIARALTAQSR from the coding sequence ATCTCCACGCTCTTGGTGCGCGACGCCGCGCTCCTCGCCACGTTCGACGACGCCGGCCGCGAGATCGCCGGCGGTTCGCTGCTCGCCCGCGACGGCGTCATCGAGGCGGTCGGTGCGACGCGCGATCTCCCCGCGCACGCCGACCGCGTGATCGAGGCGCGGAACCTCGTCGTCCTGCCGGGTCTGGTCAACACCCACCATCACTTCTACCAGACACTCACCCGCAACATTCCCGCCGCCCAGGACGCGAAGCTCTTCGACTGGCTCGTAACCCTCTATCCTCTTTGGGCGCGCATGGACGCCGAAGCCGTCCGCTCCGCGACCGCGATCGCGATCGCCGAATTGCTGCTCTCCGGCTGCACCACCGCGAGCGACCATACGTATCTGTGGCCCAACGGCGCGCGGCTCGACGATCAGATCGAGGTCGCGCGCGCGATGGGCGTGCGGTTTCACGCCGCGCGCGGCTCGATGTCGATCGGCCGCTCGCAGGGCGGTCTCCCGCCCGACGCCGTCGTGGAAGACGAGGACGCGATCCTCGCCGACGGCGCCCGCCTGATCGACGCCTATCACGACCCGTCGCGGCACGCGATGACGCGCGTCGTCCTCGCGCCGTGCTCGCCGTTCTCCGTCTCGCCCCGCTTGATGCGCGAGACGGTCGCGTGCGCGCGGCGGCGCGGCGTGCACGTCCACACCCATCTCGCCGAGACGCGCGACGAACAGGACTATTGCCTGCAACGCTTCGGCCGCCGTCCGGTCGAACTGGCCGAGGAGTTGGGCTGGACCGGCGACGACGTGTGGCACGCGCACATGGTCCATCCGTCGCCCGAGGAGATCGTGCGCCTCGGGCGCACGCGCACGGGCGTCGCGCACTGCGCGACGTCGAACATGCGGCTCGGCTCGGGTATCGCGCCGCTGCGCGCGCTCGTCAACGCCGGCGCACGGGTCGGGCTCGGCGTCGACGGCTCTGCCTCCAACGACGGCTCGCACCTGCTTGCCGAGGCGCGGCAAGCGCTGCTGCTCGCGCGCGTCCACGATGCCCCCGGCGCGTTCTCCGCGCGCGAGATCCTGCGCGTCGCGACGCGCGGCGGCGCGTCCGTGCTGGGACGCGACGACATCGGTGCGCTCGCGCCCGGAATGTGCGCCGACATCATCGGCGTGCGGCTCGATACGCTCGCGATGGCCGGCGCCGCCGTCCACGATCCGCTCGCCGCGCTCGTCTTCACCCAGCCGGCGGGCGTCGACGTGAGCATCGTCAACGGACGCGTGCTCGTCGACGGCGGCCGCCTCGCCGGCATCGATCTCGAGACGCTGATCGCGCAGCACGCGCGGATTGCGCGCGCGCTGACGGCGCAGTCACGCTGA